One region of Vicia villosa cultivar HV-30 ecotype Madison, WI unplaced genomic scaffold, Vvil1.0 ctg.004817F_1_1, whole genome shotgun sequence genomic DNA includes:
- the LOC131642329 gene encoding lipid transfer protein EARLI 1-like, with translation MGSKSVASIIIATLFFATLCSAHVPIASQSKHCPDLSVCVNVVKDLLSIIIGAPQAKPCCSLIAGLIDVEAHLCICAAVKADILGININIPIEILLNLCGRKVPKGHAC, from the coding sequence ATGGGTTCAAAGAGTGTTGCATCCATTATCATTGCCACTCTCTTCTTTGCCACTCTTTGCTCTGCTCATGTGCCAATTGCTTCACAATCGAAGCATTGTCCTGATTTAAGTGTTTGTGTGAATGTGGTGAAAGATTTGCTGTCTATTATAATTGGTGCTCCACAAGCCAAGCCATGTTGCTCCCTCATTGCTGGTCTTATCGATGTTGAGGCACATTTGTGCATTTGTGCAGCAGTCAAAGCTGATATTTTGGGAATAAACATTAATATTCCCATAgaaattttacttaatttatgtGGTCGTAAGGTCCCTAAAGGCCATGCATGTTAA
- the LOC131642328 gene encoding uncharacterized protein LOC131642328, with protein MLARFWWGSKNGERKVHWLSWDKLSKAKNSGGLGFHGISDFNKSLLGKQYWRLMECESSLVGRVFKGRYFPRSSVDKSCSGFSPSYAWRSILSAREIVHKGSRWRIGDGNQIKVYEDRWLPSSTGFKVQSHRRMLPEDNRVADLIDEDLKIWKRDIIFQAFDHEEAVQIVSIPLTRGPLRDKMIWHFEKSGEYTVRSAYHLSLQVKDSLMPGPSSPPCKKLWQQIWKIPVHTRVKNFLWRTARNILPTKHNLLKKGISLDPTCSLCNKDVESVQHLFLECDFAKAVCFSSILSYRIPSHLEFNDWLLSFLTCGDVFSAQVLCSLVYRIWLARNSKLYQAKVSLPVSVAAEAVISIGEFNNWNVANRRENLDSIAPVQSNKEVHFIHVDASFSVPGTLTMGCIIKDLHHNISLSACKRENVSVDVAVGEAMAIRWGLDLATALRLERIVIKSDAKVAVDCVNDIQKCAALDPVVVDIKSMLSSFSSSSLLFHSRNCNFQAHNLAKLVYVVGFKTWIGVYPSLEDPHGVPAAVS; from the coding sequence ATGCTGGCAAGATTTTGGTGGGGGTCTAAAAATGGAGAGAGGAAGGTGCATTGGTTGAGTTGGGATAAATTGTCAAAAGCTAAAAACAGTGGCGGATTAGGTTTCCATGGCATCAGTGACTTTAATAAGAGTCTATTGGGCAAGCAATATTGGAGATTGATGGAATGTGAAAGTTCTCTAGTGGGAAGGGTTTTCAAAGGGAGATATTTTCCAAGATCATCAGTGGATAAAAGCTGTAGTGGTTTCTCCCCAAGCTATGCATGGAGAAGCATTCTCAGCGCAAGGGAGATAGTTCATAAGGGATCGAGATGGAGAATAGGGGATGGCAACCAGATAAAAGTTTATGAGGATAGGTGGCTGCCTTCAAGTACTGGATTTAAAGTTCAATCACATAGAAGGATGCTCCCAGAAGATAACAGGGTTGCGGATCTGATTGATGAAGACTTAAAAATTTGGAAGAGAGACATAATTTTTCAAGCCTTTGATCACGAGGAAGCTGTCCAGATTGTTAGCATTCCCCTGACAAGAGGTCCTTTGAGAGACAAAATGATTTGGCACTTTGAAAAGTCTGGAGAGTATACGGTTAGATCTGCCTACCATCTTAGTCTGCAGGTAAAAGATTCTTTGATGCCTGGACCGTCTAGTCCTCCTTGCAAGAAGTTGTGGCAGCAAATATGGAAAATTCCAGTCCACACAAGAGTGAAGAACTTTCTCTGGAGAACTGCTAGAAACATCCTGCCCACAAAGCATAATCTTCTGAAAAAAGGTATCAGTCTCGATCCTACTTGTTCTCTCTGCAATAAGGATGTGGAATCTGTCCAACATCTATTCTTAGAGTGTGACTTTGCCAAGGCTGTATGTTTTTCCTCAATCCTAAGTTATAGAATCCCTTCTCATCTGGAGTTCAATGATTGGCTTCTAAGCTTTCTTACTTGTGGAGACGTGTTTAGCGCGCAAGTCCTCTGCAGCCTGGTGTATAGAATCTGGCTAGCTCGTAACTCAAAATTATACCAAGCTAAGGTCTCTTTGCCAGTCTCAGTGGCGGCGGAAGCTGTGATTAGCATAGGGGAATTCAACAATTGGAACGTGGCAAACAGACGGGAAAACCTGGATAGTATTGCCCCAGTGCAAAGCAACAAGGAGGTCCATTTCATCCATGTAGATGCAAGTTTTTCTGTTCCTGGCACTTTGACCATGGGATGCATTATTAAAGATCTTCATCATAACATCTCCTTATCTGCCTGCAAGAGAGAAAACGTGTCAGTTGATGTTGCAGTTGGGGAGGCGATGGCTATCAGGTGGGGTCTTGATTTGGCAACGGCGCTACGGTTGGAGAGAATTGTGATAAAGTCTGATGCAAAGGTGGCTGTGGACTGTGTCAATGATATTCAAAAGTGTGCAGCTTTGGATCCAGTGGTTGTTGATATTAAATCTATGCTCTCTAGTTTTAGTTCCTCTTCTCTTTTATTTCACAGCAGAAACTGTAATTTTCAAGCCCATAATTTGGCTAAATTAGTTTATGTGGTAGGTTTTAAGACTTGGATTGGGGTCTATCCATCTTTGGAGGACCCTCATGGTGTTCCAGCTGCTGTTTCTTAA